Within Felis catus isolate Fca126 chromosome A1, F.catus_Fca126_mat1.0, whole genome shotgun sequence, the genomic segment GAAAATTTGTTTATGTACAGTGTGCTTTTGTGTAAAGGGACACTCTGGTGTTATGTGCTCAGCAAAACAAAATATTCCCTTGAAATGATTAGAATGCAAATGCTGTTTTCTAGATCTGGTTTCCTGGCATTTTGAGGGGGGGGTGGCAGATGCTAATATATCTGGTGCTTTTGttttagaaacaaaagtaaactgtAGGGAGTTTACCAAAATCCTGCCACGACACCCCCTTTAAAACCAAACCGAGCAAGGGAACCAAATTGCTGCTTTATCCACATTTTGGTCATCCCGGGGCGGTGGTAGTCCTCTGCTCCcattgtttgttttgcttcatgtTTGACTCCGACAGAGAACAGAGCTACATTTTATGGACTTACGGTTTGGCAATATGCTGGCAAATGGGAAAACAAGCAACATAAACCAAATTTCTGCCACAATGCTTTTAATATTGAGACAGACTTTTATCTAACAGAGCCAACAGAATGGAACTTGAGAGCACCCGCAGCTCAGGGCTGTAAACACAGCTTCCTGATGACACATCCCTGGGGGGGGACAGATCATACAGTTTCTATATTATGTGGCTTGTCATTCTACTGGCACAGAACTGATTTTCGCCTCAGAAAATGTCTCTTTCCTGAAACTCCAGCTGTCCTTCATTCATAAAGCAGCGTTTTAATAAGGTGGTTGTTTACTAGGAAAACAATGCTAATGTTAATAATGAATCACTAACAATATAGCATATTCCTTATCGAAGATGGTCTACTTGTTGCCAAACAGCTGGAGGAAACGCGGGGGAAAATGCAATCGAGCATTTAAACATCATAGCTGGATGTTTCCAAACATAAGTATCCAGATGCTTAGCATTGTGGAGGTAATGTGTTTGATTGCTtgcctttttcatattttatccgGATCTTTTGATGTTCTGTGGATAGAGTCATGACTATTCATTTTCAATATGCTGAGCAGTTTTCGCTCATCATGAATGGCGACAATAATGCTGAAGACTGGCAGAGGCCAAGCCTGGCAGAGATTGCTGGagatgagggagaagaggaagaaatgagactCAGACTGTGGTTAAATGGGTCCCTCTCCTGGCTAATGTGTATGGAAGCATGTGCCTTTTAAACGGCATCAGCTCAATCAGGTTTCAAGCTTCAGTTAAGGGGAATGTAGGAATTAAGAAGCTGGATGGAGGGTCAGATTCTCTTGTTTTCCTTGAGACCCAGAGGCTGAATAACCAGGCCCTTCTTCAGGATACTCACTGCCAAGAAAGAAAGCTAACTGATTCTATGCCCGTGAGGATACTGGCTTAACAAGAATCTGGTCCAGCTAAACTATAGTAGAGTCGCTCCCTTCCTCAGACTGATGCCTCATCAGGCAAAATTAAAACTCTACAGTAAACAAGATGAAGTACTTTCTCTTTTTAGGATCTCAGAGTACCCAGCCCAAATCAATTCATGCTTCCTACTGCAAACTTCTCCGACATCGGGTTATCGGTACTTATAATTAGAGTCATTGCCAAATGTTCCACTAAATTAAAATTCCTGCAAATTAATTATCTCATCAAAGGTGGCTCAGTTTCAGAACTGGGTTCGTAAATCCTGGCACTAAAATAGACGCAACCTTCTCctaagagtgaaagaaaaaaaaaatagtcatttacTGACATGTCCCTGCAGGAAACAATAACATTACAGATCATGTAGGAGCCAAGAATAGCCGGGGTATATTAATAACTCAGTCTGTTCCCTGATTTTATTCAAGATGACTGGTTAAAGAACACTGCACTGATGATGACTCCATGGCATGAGGAAGAATGTCATCATTAACATGTGGACCGTTTGGCATTTAGAACATTTCACACATAAAGAGAACTCAACACAAGACTATTTACTGTGCTTTAGACAGATGGTTTAATGTTTCTTTAGCCTTCAGCCTATCAGGCCACCCATGGTTTTCTTCAGCCAAGGGCTTTTTAGAAATAATTGGTCTCTAGCAATTTTCTAACAAGACTGACTGCGATCTATTTCCCTAAATCTTTTTCCTACCCTTAACTATCCCTTACAGTGGTTTGTGGCTGACAAACCTCCCTGACTGACACTGATTCCTCACATATAAGTAATTACGGACATAAAAGGAGATGAAGGGGCTGAAATCTCATCATTAATGGTTTCTTTGCTACAGAAAAGCTATTTAGAAACGATTACTTCGGAAAACAGTTCTTCCCTGATTAGACGTTGCCTGACCCTGGAGAAGCTGTTCCCCCAGAATCTTTCAATACAGGAATTGATAACCCCACGTAGATGGATAACTGTGAGTGGCAAAAGATGCATACAGGCGTTGGTTTAAAAATGGTAGAGAAGAGTAATTGTGTCTCCGTCTGAGGAATATGTAAATGTGTTTAGAAGGGATACAGAGGCTGCAGATTCCCTGCTCCTGCCATCAAAGTGGAAATCACTCACACTGGAAAAGCAAGCGTGTGCATTCTTACAGTGCAAACGTCTGTAGGACTCTTGATCCCCTGCACTTCCCTGGCCACAGTTCAGTTTTCCAGGCCCTTCTGCCAGCTCTTTTAGGGAACCACGTGACCTAAGGCCTGGAGACTCTACAGACTGGCCCAGAAGGATGGATGCTTGTTTGCACATTCTTCTCTATGTAACCTCCCCAGTAAGGTTCAGAAGAGGCAAACTTAGGCCTGGAGCACAGAAAAGTGATGACACAGCAGAGAGGGTTTAGCGATCCGATGTATTTAGGAGTGCAAGTGTCTCCTGACTGCCTGCAGGAGAGGGCTTGTGGGACTGGAAGTCTCAGAGGGAACTTCtgattggctttttttctctttaagggACAATGACGTCTCATTGGAAGCTCAGATTTCCCGCTGACACTTAATGCTGGGCCTGACTGGAATCCTTGCTGGTTCTGTGGCTGCAGCTGGTGTCTGGGTTTTGCACTGCAACTGTCAGCTTTCCGCACCTATGAGGAAAAGGGGCCCACGGTACCGACATCGGTGGTCTGTCTGACCATGGCTTGTTTAATTCCCAGCTCGAAGTGCCAAGCCAGTTCTGTTTCATGAAGTTCAACAGCTCGCTGCTCCGAGTGCGCGAGGGCGACGGGCAGCTGACCGTCGGGGACGCGGGCCTGGACCGCGAGCGGCTGTGTGGCCAGGCACCACAGTGCGTGCTGGCCTTCGACGTGGTCAGCTTCTCACAGGAGCAGTTCCGGCTGATACACgtggaggtggaggtgagggACATCAACGATCACGCGCCGCGCTTTCCCCGGGCCCAGATCCCCGTGGAGGTGTCCGAGGGCGCGGCTGTGGGCACGCGCATCCCGCTGGAGGTGCCGGTGGACGAGGACGTGGGAGCCAACGGGCTGCAGAGCGTGCGCCTGGCCGAGCCTCACAGCCCCTTCCGCGTGGAGCTGCAGACGCGCGCGGACGGCGCCCAGTGCGCGGACCTGGTGCTGCTGCAGGAGCTGGACCGCGAGAGCCAGGCCGCCTACAGCCTGGAGCTAGTGGCCCAGGACGGCGGCCGCCCGCCGCGCTCCGCCACTGCCGCCCTCAGCGTGCGAGTGCTGGACGCCAACGACCACAGCCCGGCCTTCCCGCAGGGCGCCGTGGCCGAGGTGGAGCTGGCGGAGGACGCGCCCGTGGGCTCCCTGCTGCTGGACCTGGACGCAGCCGACCCCGACGAGGGCCCCAACGGCGACGTGGTGTTTGCCTTCGGTGCCCGCACCCCGCCCGAGGCGCGCCGCCTCTTCCGCCTGGACCCGCGCTCGGGCCGCCTCACCCTGGCAGGACCCGTGGACTACGAGCGCCAGGACACCTATGAGCTAGACGTGCGGGCCCAGGACCGCGGTCCCGGGCCTCGGGCCTCCACCTGCAAAGTCATCGTGCGCATCCGCGACGTCAATGACAACGCTCCGGACATCACCATCACCCCGCTGGCCGGCCCGGGCGCGCCTGCCGCctctcccgccgccgccgccgccgccgccgccgccgccgctgctctCGGGGGTGCGGACGCGACCTCGCCGACCGGACCTGGAACGCCGGAGGCCGGCGCCATCTCGCTGGTGCAGAGGGGGCGGCGCGCGAGAGCCTGGTGGCGCTGGTCAGCACCTCGGACAGAGACTCGGGCGCCAATGGGCAGGTGAGCTGCGCCCTCTACGGGCAGGAGCATTTCCGGCTGCAGCCGGCCTACGCGGGCAGCTACCTGGTGGTGACCGCGGCGTCCCTGAACCGCGAGCGCATCGCTGAGTACAACCTGACGCTGGTGGCCGAGGACAGAGGCGCGCCCCCTCTACGTAGGGCGCGCGTGAGCGACGAGAGCGACAAAGCGCCACTCTTCACGCGACCGGTCTAAGACGTGTCAGTGAGGGAGGACAACCCGCCTGGCGCCTACTTGGGCCGCGAAGGCCAGGTCACCTGCCGACTGCTGGAGGCCGAAGAGGGTCGCGCCCAGGACGCTGTGTCCCCCTACATCTCTGTGGACCCTATTACTGGGAAGCTGTGTGCACAACGGTGCTCTGATCGCAAGTAACTGGCTGAGCTGCAGCTGGGGCTGGAAGCTCTCGACGGCGGCTCTATGCAGCTCTGGGGCTGGGCCGTGGTGTGCCTGCATGTGGAGGACCAGAACGGGCACTCACTGGTCACGCTGCCAGAACGGCTGGTCACACTGCCACTCTTCAATGGCTCAGCCCAGCTGCCTCTGCTTCAGGGCGCGCGGCTGGGCTACCTGGTGACCCAAATGCACACGAAGGCCCCAACACAGAGCTAATTTCCACCGTAGCGGCGGCGGCCCCGCGGCGCTAGCGCCGCACCCGTTCACGGGTGAGCTGTCTTTTCAGCGCCGCTTGTCCCCACAGCCCACCAACCAGCTGACAGCGGTCGTCATGGTGCGGGACCCAGGCCAGTGGGCCTTTATCGCGCACCGCCACTTTGCTCCTAGTGCCCGCGGATTTGGCGCCACCTGGCGGAGAAGTGATGCTGGTGCCGCCTTCGCCGCGGCCGCCGCCAAAAGAGGGAGGGTAGGGACGCCCCTGGAGTCGCACAGCGCAGAGAGCAGGGCGACAGCCTGGCTTCCTGGTTGTCTTGGCAGGTGTTTTGGCTAGCGGCTGTGGCCTTCTGCTGGCGGCCATTGCCATCGAGACTTGTTCCAGCCAAGGCGAGGCCAGGACGCGGAAGAAGAAGCTTCGTGGGCATAGCTTGAGCAGGTACCACGCGAGGAGTGGCCAGGCTGGTCCAAGTCGCAGAGCATCGGGGGCTGACTCTGGGGGCTTTGAGTTGAGGTTCTTCGGGGAGACACTGGCCCTTTCCGTTTACACAGAGGCCCAGGAGGGCGAGGCTGCGGAGATTTCCCGGTCTGGGGGTAGTGGGGTGTTCTTGTGCTCCTCCCTTCGAAAGAGGAGTGGGATCCTGTGGGCCCTGGTAAAGTACCCCAGCAGTTTTAGGGCCCCTCATGAACGGTTAGTCGATTTTCCTGCCCAGACGTTAGGAAAATTCAGAGCCTGATctggtctgggacttcaaaggacTGAGTTTTccggactttttattttttatttgagaggaaAATTTCTTCACAGATGAAGGCAGAAGGAGGCATGGTGGTCATGTTTCGAGGAGGCCCACGTCTCTTTGTGCTGTTTTTGCCCCTGCTAACTTCCTTCTGGGTCCAGTTGGAACATCTTCGTCCCTCAGGGTTTAAATGCTATCTTTCTGAAGCACTCCAGAGGAGGGATATTGTGCCCTGTCTGGCAGCTTTGATATCTGAGCGTGAAAAATTAACTGCTGCTCTCACCCCTCTTTTTAAATAGGGTTCAGGCTCAGGTCCTTTTCATTCCCCATCCCTGTGTGGAGAGGGTAAATCTGCTGCGAGTTTAAGGTAATTTCAGAGTACGTACGGCTCTGTCTAAGCGACGTGTTTGACGTTTTGTACGTTTATGGATAACAGAGTGAATCTGTCCTTTTCACTCCCAGTACACATTCAAATCCAGATGAATTTAGTGAGAAAGATAGCGGAAGAGGAGACAGTGAATCGAATGACAGCAGTTCTGACATCAGTATAGAGCGGGCTTGAAGAAAGCGTCTTTTCCAGTGATTGCGAAGCGAGAGGGTAAGTTCAAACCTGTGACTTTGAAGCTCTCCCTCACAAAGCCCTGATAATTCTGGATGcctgaatgaattaaaaacaaacagacaagtGGTCCGGACTGTGCAGTCATAGAGGGGGTATGCCGAGTGCTACTGAACAGagctaacaattttttttttgaacgctTCTTATTTAGCTGATTCtatgtattttgaatactttACGCTAACTGACTTATTTATTCCCCATAATAAATCCAGTAGGGTAGGGACTTGCCCCAGTGTTGGAAGTAAGGTCTCAGCCCAGGATTCCAGCTATAGATTTCTTCCTCTTAATCATCCTATCTAAGTGGCCTCTATTAATGCAaactattaaaacacaaaaaatcagaatattctGGTTAGtaatactaaaataattttgtaccACAGCACTAAGGAGAACTTCCCACACATGGGGATTTCAGAAGTGGATAGCATATGAAtaggtacattttttttatagGTCAGGATGCCATTTGCTGGGAACATATGACTTTGTGGTTTTCTTCGGCCATGCTTTGTTTGTAGAATCTTGCACCCACACAACATCATGCTATTCAGTCTAGCTCCTGTCATGTCTGGGAATTTCGCTTTAGGTCAAAATCTCTCTAATGGTGTCTAGTTCTATGGGGGAAAGTTGATTATGGACTTGGTGTTAGTTTCCATGGAAGTGAGCACTAGATCTTTTAGTCCTTCAAAGCAGATACCTTACTCTCAAAGATGCGTCCTAATGGTATGTCCTCCTGATTCATATATTTCTTCACGTTATGGATATTTTCGCCCTATGTTTGGttccttcaacattttttttttttttaaacaagatgaCTTCTAGACGCATCTATATCCTGGTCCCCTTCTGAATGTTCTCTGGTGTGTAAATATCTTTCCTAAAATGAGACCCTTAGAGTTGAATACAGAACCATAGAACCAGTCTCTCTCCAGAGCTCCAAACTAATATTCCCCGTTGCTTACTCAATGTCTCCATTTGGGGAACTGGTAGACATGCTACATGTTCAGAACTGAagtcttgatttctgttctacaaatttgttctttctctaacGTGTGTGCCTCAGTAAATGACAACTCTGTTCACTTAATTTCTTGCCCTGGCCAAAGTCCTTGTGTCATTCTTGATTTGTGTCTTCTCCCACTCAATTTCCAGTCCATCAGCAAATCTGATTAGATTTACTTCGAAAATATATTCCCAATCTGGGCTCTTCTCACCACCTTCTTTGCTGCTATCCTCCCCAGGCACgatcatctcttgcctggataGATCCAAACTGGACTGTGTTTCCATGCTTGCCCTCCTGCAGTCTGTTTTCCAAATCATATCACATAATTGAGCTCTCCAAAGATTTCTCGCTTAAAATGAAAGCCAAAAATTCTTATCATGGCATCCCAATTACTACTGTTGTGTAacaaaatgtaactcaaaatgtaGCAGTTCGAAACAACAATTTTATTATGCTCATGGATTCAGTGGATCATTTTGGACATCTCAAGGTTTAGACACATGTCTGGCATGTGGATTAGGATTATTCAGGGTCTAAGATTGCTTACTTGGGCGTGGGAAGAGGGGCTACATGTGCCCTTTACATGTGGTTCGATTTTCTGACACCATGGCAGCCATAGGCAAGCATGAATGTTCCTCCAAATAAGATAGAAGTCACATCCTCTTTTATAACTCAGTCTCTGAAATGACATTGTCATTTATGTTCTACTGGTCCAAGCAGTCTTAAACCCACCCAGAttcaaagggaaagggaagagtccCCCATCTCTACACTGAAAAGTTATTAAAGAATTTTGGGGCCATATTTGTAAATAAGCCACACGTGGCCCATAAAGTCTTGTATTATCTGGCCCCTGGTTGCTTCTTCCAAATGATTTATTACTCTTCCGCTTGATAATTTGGGTCATTATATTGGCTCTCTTGATTCGTTCTTGAACAAACCAAACATATTTCATCTCAGACCTCAGGGTCTTGCGATTCCTTCTGCTTGGTATGCTCTTTCTCAAGATATCCATATTGTTTGCATCCTTCCTTCATTTATGCCTGTGTTCAAATGTCTATTTTCTCAAAGAGATTTTCCATACCTCAAGCTGTCTCCCCCGGCTGTCACTCTccaccctgctttattttccttcatgccATTTATCACTGCCTGACAttactttatgtatttgtttattatttgttctgTATTCCATGTTGAATCATCAAACCTCaaatatgtacttaaaaaatgaatgagtgaatgaatgaatgaatgaaaggtatAGTCTAACTTATAAATTGCAACTGTATGACCGTTTCTCATGATCATATTGCATTTTAGACTAGGGTAAAATTGCTGGTGTTTTTTTTAGAAGTTCCATTGTGTTGCTTTCCTTTCTAGAATATTTTAGTGTCATCTCAAAGCTTGAAGGTTTTATAGCAAGTTTATCTTTTCGGATCATTTAATGTTAAATCGTCCTT encodes:
- the LOC102901884 gene encoding LOW QUALITY PROTEIN: protocadherin-8-like (The sequence of the model RefSeq protein was modified relative to this genomic sequence to represent the inferred CDS: inserted 1 base in 1 codon; substituted 2 bases at 2 genomic stop codons), producing MKFNSSLLRVREGDGQLTVGDAGLDRERLCGQAPQCVLAFDVVSFSQEQFRLIHVEVEVRDINDHAPRFPRAQIPVEVSEGAAVGTRIPLEVPVDEDVGANGLQSVRLAEPHSPFRVELQTRADGAQCADLVLLQELDRESQAAYSLELVAQDGGRPPRSATAALSVRVLDANDHSPAFPQGAVAEVELAEDAPVGSLLLDLDAADPDEGPNGDVVFAFGARTPPEARRLFRLDPRSGRLTLAGPVDYERQDTYELDVRAQDRGPGPRASTCKVIVRIRDVNDNAPDITITPLAGPGAPAASPAAAAAAAAAAAALGGADATSPTGPGTPEAGAISLVXEGAARESLVALVSTSDRDSGANGQVSCALYGQEHFRLQPAYAGSYLVVTAASLNRERIAEYNLTLVAEDRGAPPLRRARVSDESDKAPLFTRPVXDVSVREDNPPGAYLGREGQVTCRLLEAEEGRAQDAVSPYISVDPITGKLCAQRCSDRKXLAELQLGLEALDGGSMQLWGWAVVCLHVEDQNGHSLVTLPERLVTLPLFNGSAQLPLLQGARLGYLVTQMHTKAPTQS